One Cryomorphaceae bacterium 1068 DNA window includes the following coding sequences:
- a CDS encoding DUF4412 domain-containing protein yields MKIFTKKIAAIMLGVMMGFAGFASGPFQGTIKFTKTIGPVTANYVYYVKGDLVRVEELGENGEIQGIMIVDTKANTVKALSPERQMFIDVPNKRPARETDVYVQKTNKTQEINGYQCTQVKVTGKDDGREVTFWVADDDFDFLVPMLETLNRKDKLAVYFMNVPDIDGMFPMKGVEKKTDGVELTNLQVNEVEKGELDDSLFEIPAEYTKFERE; encoded by the coding sequence ATGAAAATATTTACAAAAAAGATTGCAGCTATCATGCTGGGGGTTATGATGGGATTCGCAGGCTTCGCCTCCGGACCTTTCCAAGGAACCATCAAATTTACCAAAACGATTGGACCGGTCACGGCCAACTATGTTTACTATGTAAAAGGTGACTTAGTGCGTGTGGAAGAACTCGGCGAAAACGGAGAAATCCAAGGTATCATGATTGTTGATACTAAGGCTAACACCGTAAAAGCTTTGAGTCCCGAGCGTCAAATGTTCATTGATGTACCGAATAAGCGACCAGCTCGCGAAACGGATGTCTATGTGCAAAAGACCAATAAGACACAAGAAATTAATGGATACCAATGCACTCAGGTAAAGGTAACCGGAAAGGATGACGGTCGAGAAGTAACCTTCTGGGTTGCAGATGATGACTTTGACTTCTTGGTGCCAATGCTAGAGACATTGAACCGAAAAGATAAACTCGCGGTTTACTTTATGAATGTACCTGATATCGACGGAATGTTTCCGATGAAAGGTGTAGAGAAGAAAACTGACGGTGTAGAACTCACCAATCTTCAAGTGAACGAAGTGGAAAAAGGTGAATTGGATGACTCATTATTTGAGATTCCTGCAGAATACACCAAGTTCGAAAGAGAATAG
- a CDS encoding HAMP domain-containing sensor histidine kinase, which produces MNLYSRKQRWKAVLLIFAVVIVGLSLWYSNYIVNKIRQEERLKVQLWSEAVQRRLSLINYTEKLFSDMRREERNKADVWAQAIGRIAPATDSELPFLQTIIQNNSTIPVLVVDAKNEIISYNNIDYKYISTPEKADSTIAAMRAQYKPIRVSNTYFDHRVYYKDSRIITELEKTLDDLINSFISETVMNSGSVPVLVTDSSRTGIVNFSNIDSTLVADSTMAIAQIAEMAAKNEPIQVKFGDRVVNYIYYTDSIIITQLRYFPFVQLVIIGLFLFISYLIFSTFRNAEQNQVWIGLAKETAHQLGTPLSSLIAWVQLLEARGTDKETIAELNKDIKRLEIITDRFSKIGSAPELTDTVISDVMNSTIDYLRPRISKKVEFNIKQNQDGEIKAMINQPLFSWVIENIIKNAVDAMNGKGKITVEICNEIQNVYIDITDTGKGIPASGHKAVFQPGYTTKKRGWGLGLSLAKRIIEIYHSGKIFVKRSEPDSGTTFRIVLKTNQ; this is translated from the coding sequence ATGAACTTATACTCGCGGAAGCAGCGATGGAAAGCAGTACTGCTCATCTTCGCTGTTGTGATAGTGGGATTATCGCTCTGGTACTCCAACTACATTGTAAATAAAATACGGCAAGAAGAACGCTTAAAGGTTCAACTATGGAGTGAAGCCGTTCAGCGGCGGCTCTCCCTGATCAACTATACTGAAAAGCTCTTTTCAGATATGCGGCGTGAAGAGCGCAACAAAGCCGACGTCTGGGCACAGGCCATTGGTAGAATTGCTCCTGCCACAGATAGTGAATTGCCCTTTTTGCAAACAATCATTCAAAACAATAGCACAATTCCCGTACTTGTTGTTGACGCGAAAAATGAGATCATTTCTTACAACAACATAGACTACAAGTATATTTCTACTCCCGAAAAAGCAGATAGTACTATAGCAGCCATGCGGGCTCAATACAAGCCCATTCGTGTTAGTAACACCTACTTCGATCACCGAGTGTATTACAAGGATTCTCGAATTATTACCGAATTAGAAAAAACACTGGATGACCTCATCAACTCCTTTATCAGTGAAACGGTAATGAACTCAGGGTCTGTGCCTGTTTTGGTCACAGATTCATCCCGCACAGGCATAGTCAACTTTAGCAATATCGACTCAACCTTAGTTGCAGATTCAACTATGGCTATTGCACAAATTGCTGAGATGGCTGCGAAAAATGAGCCTATCCAAGTGAAGTTTGGAGACCGCGTGGTGAATTATATCTATTACACTGATTCGATCATTATCACCCAACTTCGGTATTTCCCATTTGTCCAATTGGTTATTATTGGTCTGTTCCTATTTATCTCCTACCTCATTTTCAGCACTTTTAGAAATGCGGAACAAAACCAAGTATGGATAGGGTTGGCAAAGGAAACCGCTCATCAACTCGGAACACCCCTGTCAAGCTTGATTGCCTGGGTACAGCTTCTTGAAGCACGGGGCACCGATAAGGAGACCATCGCTGAATTGAATAAGGATATCAAACGATTGGAGATCATTACTGACCGTTTCTCCAAAATCGGTTCGGCTCCTGAACTTACGGATACGGTCATATCGGATGTTATGAATAGCACCATCGACTACCTCCGACCGCGAATCAGTAAAAAGGTAGAATTTAATATCAAGCAGAATCAAGACGGCGAAATCAAAGCCATGATTAACCAACCACTTTTCAGTTGGGTGATTGAGAACATCATCAAGAATGCAGTTGACGCGATGAATGGAAAAGGTAAAATCACCGTTGAAATTTGCAATGAAATTCAAAACGTCTACATCGATATTACCGATACCGGAAAAGGAATACCCGCGTCAGGGCATAAGGCCGTTTTTCAACCCGGATATACCACAAAGAAACGTGGATGGGGTCTCGGACTTTCGCTGGCAAAGCGTATAATAGAAATCTACCACAGCGGAAAAATCTTCGTGAAACGAAGTGAGCCGGATTCGGGAACGACTTTCCGAATTGTACTGAAAACCAACCAGTAA
- the metG gene encoding methionine--tRNA ligase, whose amino-acid sequence MNNPKRYTVTAALPYANGPLHIGHIAGVYVPADIYVRYLRMAGKDVVFVCGSDEHGAAITLKAKKEGKTPQEIVDEFHTINKKSFADFGIDFNIYHRTSDPLHHKTAQDFFLKLNEKDSFTQKTTEQYFDEEAEQFLADRYITGTCPKCGFENAYGDQCENCGSTLNPRDLIDPKSTLSGSKPVLRETSHWFLPMENHEGWLKAWIEKGTLKGVRQHDPSEWKKQVIGQCKSWIDGGLQPRAMTRDLDWGVKVPLEGAEGKVLYVWLDAPIGYISATKAWAEAEGKDWKPYWQSEDTKLVHFLAKDNIVFHCIIFPILLKEHGDFILPDNVPANEFLNLEGRKISTSRDWAVWLHEYLADFPGKVDELRYVLNAISPEFRDSEFTWEDYRARVNNELVAVFGNFVNRTLVLTQKFYDGLVPEVGERTIDTTQVDEAISSAPGKIADAIEAYRMRDAQNEMMNLARAGNKFLTETEPWKLNKTEPGKAAEVIEKCLQLAANLAIVCAPFLPNTSAKMAEMLNIELGDWASAGRTSVLKAGHQIGKAELLFQKIEEEEIQAQLDKLKKEEEPKSTLMPQKSNIAFDDFVKMDIRTATILEAERVPKTDKLLKISLDTGIDKRTVVSGISEFFKPEEIVGKKVSVLVNLEPRKLRGVESQGMILMAEDEEGKLTFVSPGGDWPNGSVVR is encoded by the coding sequence TTGAATAACCCAAAACGATATACAGTTACTGCTGCTTTGCCTTATGCAAACGGCCCCTTGCACATTGGTCATATTGCGGGAGTTTACGTTCCAGCTGATATTTATGTGCGCTACTTGCGAATGGCTGGAAAAGACGTGGTCTTCGTTTGCGGAAGCGACGAGCACGGTGCTGCCATTACGCTCAAAGCAAAAAAGGAAGGAAAGACACCCCAGGAAATCGTGGATGAATTTCACACGATCAATAAAAAGTCCTTCGCTGATTTTGGAATTGATTTCAATATCTACCACCGCACGTCTGATCCGCTGCACCACAAGACGGCTCAAGACTTTTTTCTCAAGTTGAACGAGAAGGATTCGTTTACACAGAAAACCACTGAGCAATATTTCGACGAGGAAGCCGAGCAATTTTTGGCCGACCGTTACATCACGGGAACGTGCCCGAAATGTGGATTCGAGAATGCCTACGGTGATCAATGTGAAAACTGTGGTTCGACCTTGAACCCACGCGATTTGATCGATCCAAAATCCACACTTAGTGGATCAAAGCCCGTTTTGCGTGAGACTTCGCACTGGTTTCTACCCATGGAAAACCACGAAGGTTGGCTCAAGGCTTGGATCGAAAAAGGTACGTTGAAAGGTGTACGGCAGCACGATCCTTCAGAATGGAAAAAGCAGGTAATTGGTCAGTGCAAGTCTTGGATTGATGGTGGTTTGCAGCCGCGCGCCATGACCCGCGACCTCGATTGGGGAGTGAAAGTACCCCTCGAAGGCGCCGAAGGAAAAGTGCTTTATGTTTGGCTTGACGCACCGATTGGTTACATCTCGGCCACCAAGGCCTGGGCCGAAGCCGAAGGAAAAGACTGGAAGCCTTATTGGCAAAGTGAAGACACCAAGTTGGTGCACTTTTTGGCCAAGGACAATATCGTTTTCCACTGCATTATCTTCCCGATTTTGCTCAAGGAGCACGGAGATTTCATTTTGCCGGACAACGTGCCTGCTAATGAATTCCTCAACCTGGAAGGGAGAAAAATTTCAACTTCCCGAGATTGGGCCGTATGGCTCCACGAGTACCTGGCCGATTTTCCCGGAAAGGTAGATGAGCTCCGTTATGTTTTGAACGCCATTTCCCCTGAGTTCCGCGACAGCGAATTCACCTGGGAAGATTACCGCGCTAGAGTCAACAATGAGCTAGTTGCCGTTTTCGGGAATTTTGTGAACCGCACCTTGGTGCTGACACAGAAGTTCTACGACGGGCTGGTTCCGGAAGTAGGCGAACGAACCATCGATACGACTCAAGTCGACGAGGCGATTTCTTCGGCTCCCGGCAAGATAGCTGATGCTATCGAAGCGTATCGTATGCGCGACGCCCAGAACGAGATGATGAACTTGGCCCGAGCGGGTAATAAGTTCCTAACCGAAACTGAGCCGTGGAAACTGAACAAAACCGAGCCTGGAAAAGCAGCGGAGGTCATCGAAAAATGCCTTCAGTTGGCGGCAAATCTGGCCATAGTATGTGCGCCGTTTTTGCCTAACACTTCTGCGAAGATGGCCGAGATGCTCAACATTGAATTGGGAGATTGGGCGAGTGCCGGCAGAACATCTGTTCTCAAGGCAGGTCACCAAATCGGAAAGGCTGAGTTACTCTTCCAAAAAATTGAGGAAGAAGAAATCCAAGCACAGCTCGACAAACTCAAAAAGGAAGAAGAACCAAAATCAACCCTGATGCCCCAAAAGTCAAACATTGCTTTCGACGATTTTGTGAAAATGGATATTCGCACCGCCACCATTCTGGAAGCGGAACGGGTACCAAAAACGGATAAGTTGCTGAAGATTTCTTTGGACACGGGCATCGACAAGCGTACCGTGGTTTCAGGTATTTCCGAGTTTTTCAAACCCGAAGAAATAGTCGGAAAGAAAGTAAGCGTATTGGTCAATCTCGAACCTCGAAAACTTCGTGGAGTTGAATCTCAAGGGATGATTTTAATGGCCGAAGACGAAGAAGGGAAATTGACTTTTGTAAGCCCGGGTGGCGATTGGCCTAATGGGAGTGTGGTGAGGTAG
- a CDS encoding DUF2461 domain-containing protein codes for MSFYQVFDFLRDLNQNNHKEWMDENRKRYELNRDFVISWANDLMAKVAKADGEFKPVTGKKAISRINNNLMFHPEKPVYKDHFGVEMNLSGGPSGFYVQLGLTGNFIGGGIWSPTKEQLEKIRGAIDYNGDELQKIIDKKSFKNTFGKLSEQDQLKTAPRDYSQDHKNIELLRRKRFAAMTDITQQDILSDDFDKKVVDIYKKMMPLGKYLNKAVSFYIDYLTTLPLGQSPPGLTKVNFPSSSSAIKIIP; via the coding sequence ATGAGCTTCTACCAAGTATTTGACTTTCTTCGCGACCTTAACCAAAACAACCACAAAGAGTGGATGGACGAAAACCGAAAGCGCTACGAGCTGAATCGGGATTTTGTCATCAGCTGGGCCAATGATCTAATGGCAAAGGTTGCCAAAGCAGATGGGGAATTTAAGCCCGTGACGGGAAAGAAGGCCATTTCGCGCATCAACAATAACTTGATGTTCCATCCTGAGAAACCTGTTTACAAGGATCATTTCGGGGTGGAGATGAACTTGTCAGGAGGGCCAAGTGGTTTTTACGTTCAACTGGGACTTACGGGTAATTTCATCGGTGGCGGAATCTGGTCTCCCACAAAGGAACAGCTGGAAAAAATCAGGGGTGCCATCGACTATAACGGAGATGAGCTGCAGAAAATCATTGACAAAAAATCGTTCAAAAACACCTTTGGAAAATTATCGGAACAAGATCAGCTCAAAACTGCTCCCCGCGATTACAGCCAAGATCACAAAAACATCGAGCTACTTCGCCGTAAGCGATTTGCCGCCATGACGGACATCACTCAACAAGACATCCTTTCTGATGATTTTGACAAAAAAGTAGTTGACATCTACAAAAAGATGATGCCTTTAGGAAAATACTTGAACAAAGCGGTGAGCTTTTATATTGACTACCTCACCACACTCCCATTAGGCCAATCGCCACCCGGGCTTACAAAAGTCAATTTCCCTTCTTCGTCTTCGGCCATTAAAATCATCCCTTGA
- a CDS encoding LD-carboxypeptidase: MQAHTPSYLQPGDEIRIISTARAVEKEFIDSAVTEIEKRGFKVSLGENLYKRDNQFAGTDAERLADLNESVRDKNVRAIFAARGGYGTARLLKGFDGKAFNNDPKWICGYSDITALHSHLLNVFHTQSIHSTMPLSYETNTKEALDSLFELLEGKQVDYEAPTHKLNREGNGEGAMIGGNLSMLYSLLGSTAQASTDGKVLFLEDLDEYLYHVDRMMLALDRAGILKNLSGLVVGGMTEMNDNKVPFGKTAEEIIADRVAPYSFPVAFNFPSGHIDDNRAWTHGKKIRLTVRNGQPSLL, from the coding sequence ATGCAGGCACATACCCCAAGCTATCTTCAACCAGGCGATGAAATTCGAATCATCTCCACTGCCCGAGCCGTTGAAAAAGAATTTATTGACTCCGCTGTCACGGAAATCGAAAAAAGAGGATTCAAAGTTTCACTTGGTGAGAATCTTTACAAAAGAGACAATCAATTTGCGGGGACGGATGCCGAGCGATTGGCCGACTTGAACGAATCAGTGAGAGATAAAAATGTTCGCGCCATCTTCGCTGCTAGAGGCGGTTATGGTACGGCGCGACTTCTGAAGGGATTCGATGGAAAGGCCTTTAACAATGACCCCAAATGGATTTGCGGATACAGCGATATTACTGCCTTGCACAGTCATTTATTGAATGTGTTTCACACGCAAAGTATCCATTCCACTATGCCGCTGAGTTACGAAACCAATACCAAAGAGGCGCTGGACTCTTTATTTGAATTGCTAGAAGGAAAACAAGTAGACTACGAAGCTCCAACTCACAAATTAAACCGAGAAGGAAATGGCGAAGGAGCAATGATTGGTGGAAACCTAAGCATGCTTTACAGCCTATTGGGATCTACTGCCCAAGCTTCCACTGATGGGAAAGTTTTGTTTTTGGAAGATTTGGATGAATATCTCTATCATGTTGACCGTATGATGTTGGCGCTGGATCGAGCCGGTATTCTTAAAAACCTCTCCGGGTTAGTCGTTGGAGGAATGACCGAAATGAATGACAACAAAGTTCCATTCGGGAAAACAGCCGAAGAAATCATCGCTGACAGAGTAGCTCCTTATTCATTTCCTGTAGCCTTTAACTTTCCATCAGGTCATATCGATGACAATCGAGCTTGGACACATGGAAAAAAAATAAGGCTGACCGTTAGAAACGGCCAGCCTTCTTTGCTGTAG
- a CDS encoding YraN family protein yields the protein MSSTNSIGKLGESLASTHLVGRGFKILEQNWRFGKKEIDIIAEIEDFIVFVEVKTREEPFPGRLEEYINRKKQRHIISAANEYMRLKDIEKEGRFDVITIILNRGNHELEHIEEAFYPTL from the coding sequence ATGTCATCGACCAATTCAATCGGCAAACTGGGCGAATCTCTGGCTTCTACGCATTTGGTAGGTCGAGGTTTCAAAATTCTTGAACAGAATTGGAGGTTTGGTAAAAAGGAAATCGATATTATCGCTGAAATAGAGGACTTTATCGTCTTTGTAGAAGTTAAAACCAGAGAAGAACCTTTTCCCGGAAGGCTGGAAGAATACATCAATAGAAAGAAGCAGAGACACATTATTTCCGCTGCTAACGAGTATATGCGATTAAAGGATATCGAAAAAGAGGGCCGTTTTGATGTGATTACAATTATCTTAAACAGAGGAAATCACGAATTAGAGCACATAGAAGAAGCATTTTACCCAACTTTGTAG
- a CDS encoding homogentisate phytyltransferase, whose translation MKTLWEFTRPHTIVGSAVSVTALYLMAVREWEFSFLFLLSLVAALLCNVFITGYNQLVDIDLDRINKPDLPLPAGNLSVQSAQFIVFGSLIASLTISAYASFFLLGLVALIAALGFIYSWKRVYLKRRHQTAAFAIIIVRGVLINLGFYVLYSGGYDFPVEVWTLTVFVVLFSAGIAWFKDIPDIEGDAQIDIGSLAIKQGAAKTFSAGVWLLGFAYSIGAFAPLFFDFRIGSGWVVTIGHALLGIAFLSLASRTNPLEKRQMKRFYLSFWVLFFLEYVLWVGAVFANR comes from the coding sequence TTGAAAACGCTGTGGGAATTTACAAGACCGCATACCATTGTTGGTTCTGCGGTGAGTGTAACCGCCCTCTACCTGATGGCCGTTCGCGAGTGGGAATTCAGCTTCCTGTTCCTTCTGAGCTTGGTTGCGGCGCTGCTCTGCAATGTGTTTATCACGGGGTACAATCAATTAGTTGACATCGATCTGGATCGCATCAACAAACCCGATCTTCCCCTTCCTGCGGGAAACCTCAGCGTTCAATCGGCGCAATTCATCGTTTTCGGATCGCTGATCGCCTCCTTGACTATTTCGGCATACGCCTCTTTTTTCCTCTTGGGCTTGGTGGCGCTCATCGCGGCTCTTGGGTTTATCTACTCTTGGAAAAGAGTCTACTTGAAACGTCGGCACCAAACCGCTGCTTTTGCCATTATCATCGTGCGAGGTGTTTTGATCAATCTAGGCTTTTATGTGCTCTACTCGGGTGGCTATGATTTCCCCGTTGAGGTCTGGACGCTCACGGTTTTCGTAGTTCTCTTTAGTGCGGGCATTGCCTGGTTCAAAGACATACCCGACATCGAAGGCGATGCGCAAATCGATATCGGCAGCCTGGCGATCAAGCAGGGCGCTGCCAAAACCTTTTCGGCGGGAGTTTGGCTATTGGGTTTTGCTTATTCAATCGGAGCCTTCGCTCCTCTTTTTTTCGATTTCCGAATTGGTTCAGGTTGGGTCGTCACCATCGGTCATGCCCTTTTGGGAATCGCCTTTTTGAGCTTGGCTTCTAGGACGAACCCACTGGAAAAAAGGCAAATGAAACGGTTTTACCTCAGCTTTTGGGTTTTGTTTTTCTTGGAATATGTCCTTTGGGTAGGTGCGGTTTTCGCTAATCGTTAA
- a CDS encoding RNA-binding S4 domain-containing protein, with the protein MSTDNKDGNRRRSKDNSSEGRGRGSRKPSGNKSYGKSSGRKRFDSDKDNNQDRRSGDRPRAGKPFDKRERPTRSVPDSDRNEDNTRDRKSFEKRGRSSRFKSDDRKSDGEGGKNFATSRENYDKQHGRKKFERTEDTPVYKSKFDRERGRNKPYKGKRGGEVLPSEASERDNRIRLNKYLSNSGLCTRREADEFIASGMVEVNGKTITEMGFKVNPGDVVKYAGERLSPEKLIYVLMNKPKDFVTTMKEYKGSSTVKQLMRGVGNTNILPVGKLDRGTTGLVMFTNDGDLAKKLTHPKHNVKKLYHVLLDKNVKEEHLIQLVEGVELESGTMAADVVSYVGDGKDKREVGVEIHGGKNRVLTQLFEGLGYKVMKLDRVVFAGLTKKDLPRGHWRFLNEQEINNLKMLK; encoded by the coding sequence ATGAGTACAGATAATAAAGACGGCAACCGTCGCAGATCAAAAGACAATTCATCTGAAGGAAGAGGTCGGGGTTCAAGAAAGCCCTCGGGAAACAAGTCCTATGGAAAGAGTTCGGGTCGCAAAAGGTTTGACAGCGACAAGGACAATAATCAAGATAGAAGAAGCGGAGACAGACCGAGAGCGGGAAAACCTTTTGACAAAAGAGAACGACCTACAAGGTCAGTTCCTGATTCTGATCGAAACGAGGATAACACAAGAGATAGAAAGTCTTTTGAAAAGAGGGGGCGTTCTTCAAGGTTTAAATCCGATGACAGAAAAAGCGACGGAGAAGGTGGAAAGAATTTCGCCACTAGCCGCGAGAATTATGATAAACAACACGGTCGAAAGAAATTCGAGCGCACTGAAGATACTCCCGTTTACAAATCAAAATTTGATAGAGAACGAGGGCGCAATAAGCCTTATAAAGGAAAACGTGGTGGAGAAGTTCTTCCATCTGAAGCCTCAGAACGCGATAACCGAATTCGCTTAAATAAGTACTTATCCAATTCGGGGCTTTGTACTCGCCGTGAAGCCGATGAGTTTATAGCATCGGGAATGGTAGAGGTAAACGGAAAAACCATCACCGAAATGGGATTTAAAGTAAATCCGGGTGATGTAGTAAAATATGCCGGAGAGCGGCTTTCGCCTGAAAAGCTGATTTACGTTTTGATGAATAAGCCCAAGGATTTCGTGACCACCATGAAAGAGTACAAGGGCAGTAGCACCGTGAAGCAATTGATGCGCGGTGTGGGAAATACGAATATTCTACCCGTAGGAAAACTCGACCGCGGTACTACCGGGTTAGTCATGTTTACCAATGACGGAGATCTGGCCAAGAAGCTCACCCACCCAAAACACAATGTCAAAAAGCTATACCATGTACTCCTTGACAAAAATGTAAAAGAAGAGCATCTCATACAACTGGTAGAAGGGGTTGAGTTAGAAAGCGGAACGATGGCGGCTGATGTGGTTTCATATGTCGGTGACGGCAAAGACAAGCGCGAAGTAGGAGTAGAAATTCACGGCGGTAAGAACCGCGTCCTCACCCAGCTCTTTGAAGGCTTAGGCTACAAAGTCATGAAATTGGATCGGGTGGTATTTGCCGGCCTTACTAAAAAAGATCTGCCCCGCGGACACTGGAGATTTCTAAATGAACAGGAGATCAACAATCTCAAAATGCTGAAATAA